From a single Cytophagales bacterium WSM2-2 genomic region:
- the aroB gene encoding 3-dehydroquinate synthase, translating to MIEVPAGEEHKNIETCKLIWQKLTDLNFDRHSILIVLGGGVLGDMGGFCAATFKRGIDFALVPTTLLSQVDASVGGKLGIDFNSFKNHIGVFCEPQATFIHTPFLKTLPERELRSGFAEVIKHCLISDQKMWQTIRAKALHDQDWETLVRHSIDFKKSVTDKDPREKGLRKILNFGHSIGHALESYFLAEGNRIFHGEAIAMGMIMESFIAREKKLFSEADLQEITTFLIAIFEKQDMPWGDALVIQLIAQDKKNKGNEILLALPEGIGKAVWDIRVTEDELEKSFDYYRSI from the coding sequence GTGATCGAAGTACCTGCCGGGGAAGAGCATAAAAATATTGAAACCTGTAAACTCATTTGGCAAAAGCTCACCGACCTGAATTTTGACCGGCATTCTATCCTGATCGTACTTGGAGGCGGAGTGTTGGGAGATATGGGCGGATTCTGCGCGGCCACCTTTAAGCGTGGCATTGACTTTGCCCTTGTGCCGACTACCCTGCTTTCCCAGGTAGACGCCAGTGTAGGAGGAAAACTCGGGATTGACTTCAATAGTTTTAAAAATCACATCGGGGTCTTTTGTGAACCTCAGGCAACTTTCATCCACACCCCGTTCCTTAAAACTCTGCCAGAGCGCGAGCTCCGCAGTGGATTTGCCGAGGTGATCAAGCATTGCCTTATTTCTGATCAAAAGATGTGGCAGACAATCCGGGCAAAGGCATTGCACGACCAGGATTGGGAGACACTCGTGCGCCATTCCATCGATTTCAAAAAATCAGTTACCGATAAGGACCCACGGGAAAAAGGACTTCGCAAGATTCTCAACTTCGGGCATTCAATTGGCCATGCTTTGGAAAGCTATTTTCTGGCGGAAGGCAACCGGATATTTCATGGCGAAGCTATTGCCATGGGGATGATCATGGAAAGCTTTATCGCTCGTGAGAAAAAGCTATTTAGTGAGGCGGACCTACAAGAAATTACCACTTTCCTGATCGCGATCTTTGAAAAACAGGACATGCCGTGGGGGGACGCGCTGGTCATTCAGCTGATTGCCCAGGACAAGAAAAATAAAGGAAATGAAATTCTGTTGGCTTTGCCGGAGGGAATTGGCAAAGCCGTGTGGGATATACGAGTTACCGAAGATGAGTTAGAGAAGTCATTTGACTATTACCGGTCGATTTAA
- the putA_2 gene encoding proline dehydrogenase, translated as MESDPIVHFDDTAVAFSYKSDKQLKKANLIFSLVNNPTVSAIATRMAKLSLKLRLPVKGLIRSTVFEHFCGGETIDQSEKTIQNLNKFSIGTILDYSVEGEETEPVFDQTTREIIATIEKAKNNKAIPFSVFKVTGIGAFDLLEKIQAKGNLTEEEKAAWARVQQRVDQICKKAFECGVPVLVDGEDSWIQNPIDELAYAMMQKYNREKAIVLNTFQMYRTDMLDNLKNALEEAIRKNYFLGAKLVRGAYMEKEAARAAKLNYPNPIHPGKDATDKAFNAGLDFCIENINRIKFMCGSHNEYSNQYLASLIQTKGIKPNDPHIWFGQLLGMSDNISFNLAKAGYNVAKYVPYGPVESVMPYLLRRAAENTSVAGQSSRELTLIRKELKRRNSSK; from the coding sequence ATGGAATCTGACCCCATTGTGCACTTTGATGATACGGCAGTAGCCTTTTCATATAAGAGTGACAAACAGCTCAAAAAAGCGAACCTGATCTTCTCCCTTGTTAATAATCCTACCGTTTCGGCTATAGCTACACGAATGGCTAAGCTAAGCCTGAAGTTGCGACTGCCGGTGAAGGGCTTGATCCGTTCTACCGTGTTCGAACATTTTTGCGGGGGAGAAACAATCGATCAAAGCGAAAAGACGATTCAAAATCTGAATAAGTTCAGCATTGGTACTATTCTAGATTATTCGGTGGAAGGTGAGGAGACGGAACCTGTATTTGACCAAACCACCCGGGAGATTATTGCGACTATTGAAAAGGCGAAAAATAATAAAGCGATTCCATTCAGTGTTTTTAAAGTAACTGGTATCGGAGCCTTTGACTTATTGGAAAAAATCCAGGCAAAGGGAAATTTGACTGAAGAAGAGAAAGCAGCCTGGGCACGTGTGCAGCAACGAGTAGACCAGATTTGCAAGAAGGCGTTTGAATGTGGCGTGCCTGTATTGGTCGATGGTGAAGACAGCTGGATTCAAAATCCTATTGACGAGCTCGCTTATGCAATGATGCAAAAGTACAACCGGGAAAAAGCGATTGTATTAAATACCTTTCAAATGTACCGCACCGATATGCTGGACAATTTGAAAAATGCACTGGAAGAAGCGATCCGTAAAAACTACTTTCTTGGAGCGAAGCTGGTGCGTGGAGCGTATATGGAAAAGGAGGCAGCACGCGCTGCGAAATTGAATTACCCCAACCCGATTCACCCCGGTAAAGATGCTACGGACAAGGCGTTTAATGCCGGACTGGATTTTTGTATAGAAAACATAAATCGTATCAAGTTCATGTGTGGCTCACACAACGAATATAGTAATCAATACCTGGCGTCATTGATCCAGACAAAAGGAATTAAACCTAATGATCCACATATTTGGTTTGGACAATTGCTGGGTATGAGCGACAATATCTCTTTTAACCTGGCGAAGGCCGGCTACAATGTGGCCAAATATGTTCCCTATGGCCCTGTGGAATCAGTAATGCCCTACCTGTTGCGCAGGGCTGCCGAGAACACTTCCGTAGCAGGGCAAAGCAGCCGCGAACTTACCCTGATCCGCAAGGAGTTGAAGAGGAGAAACTCCTCGAAATAA
- the lysS gene encoding lysine--tRNA ligase has translation MQPNSKGKMQLSEQESIRRQSMEELSKLGINPYPPELFEINITADGFHKNYSSLDGKDLSIAGRIMSRRVMGNASFVELQDETGRVQIYFRRDDLCPGEDKTLYNTVFKKLLDIGDIIGVKGFAFTTQTGEQSIHAKSFTVLSKSLRPLPIVKETKDEQGNVHLHDAFTDPEQRYRMRYVDLVVNPQVREAFVKRTRLVNSMREYLNKQGYLEVETPILQPLYGGAAAKPFKTHHNTLDMTLYLRIANELYLKRLIVGGFNGVYEFSKDFRNEGMSRFHNPEFTQVELYVAYKDYQWMMNLVEEMIEKVALDLHGSTQVKVGENLIDFKRPWKRLTMYEAIQHFTGIDISAMDEAQLRETCKQLHVPVDNTMARGKLIDQIFGEKCEPNLIQPTFITDYPLEMSPLAKKHRSKPGLVERFEAICNRKEICNAFSELNDPIDQRQRFEEQLELGKRGDEEAMTLDEDFLRALEYGMPPTAGLGIGIDRLSMIMTNSPSIQDVIFFPQMKPEKKTEVDSAKEFESLGIRPELFPILEKLGIRSAAQLKEIKPSKLFNDIPGMRKKLKLDTVQNPTLQEIEGWMK, from the coding sequence TTGCAGCCTAATTCAAAAGGCAAAATGCAATTATCAGAGCAAGAGTCGATTCGCAGGCAAAGTATGGAGGAGTTAAGCAAACTCGGGATCAATCCTTATCCCCCCGAGTTGTTTGAAATTAATATTACGGCTGACGGCTTTCATAAGAACTACTCTTCTTTAGACGGAAAGGATCTGTCGATTGCCGGGCGTATTATGTCTCGCCGGGTTATGGGAAATGCCTCGTTTGTTGAATTGCAAGACGAGACTGGGAGAGTACAAATTTATTTTCGCCGGGATGACCTTTGCCCGGGAGAGGACAAAACGCTTTACAATACGGTATTCAAAAAATTGCTGGACATCGGTGATATCATTGGCGTGAAAGGATTTGCGTTCACTACGCAAACCGGTGAGCAATCCATTCATGCCAAAAGCTTTACAGTGCTTTCAAAATCGTTGCGTCCGTTGCCAATTGTAAAAGAGACAAAAGACGAGCAAGGCAATGTACACCTGCATGATGCATTTACCGATCCAGAGCAGCGTTACCGCATGCGTTATGTTGACTTGGTGGTGAACCCTCAAGTACGGGAAGCCTTTGTGAAAAGAACCAGGCTTGTGAACTCCATGCGCGAGTACCTCAACAAACAAGGATATCTCGAAGTAGAGACTCCTATTTTGCAACCGCTCTATGGTGGCGCTGCCGCTAAACCGTTCAAGACACATCACAATACACTGGACATGACGCTGTACCTGCGTATCGCCAACGAACTTTATTTGAAACGTCTGATCGTAGGTGGATTTAATGGTGTATATGAATTCAGCAAAGACTTCCGCAACGAGGGAATGTCACGTTTTCATAATCCGGAGTTTACCCAGGTTGAATTATATGTAGCCTATAAGGATTACCAATGGATGATGAACCTGGTGGAGGAAATGATCGAGAAAGTGGCGCTTGATCTGCATGGATCAACTCAAGTGAAGGTGGGCGAGAACCTCATCGACTTCAAAAGACCTTGGAAACGCCTGACGATGTATGAAGCCATTCAGCATTTTACAGGAATAGACATCTCAGCCATGGATGAAGCACAATTGCGAGAGACTTGCAAGCAACTCCATGTGCCTGTTGATAATACGATGGCTCGGGGAAAACTCATCGATCAGATTTTTGGTGAGAAATGTGAGCCTAATCTCATTCAACCGACTTTCATCACGGACTACCCTTTGGAGATGTCACCATTGGCAAAGAAGCACCGCAGCAAGCCGGGACTTGTGGAGCGCTTTGAAGCTATCTGCAACCGCAAAGAAATTTGTAACGCATTCTCTGAATTGAATGATCCTATTGATCAACGTCAGCGCTTTGAAGAGCAACTCGAACTTGGCAAGCGTGGTGATGAGGAGGCCATGACCCTGGATGAAGATTTTTTACGAGCCCTGGAATACGGGATGCCTCCGACTGCAGGCTTAGGTATTGGTATCGACCGGTTGAGCATGATCATGACTAACTCACCTTCCATCCAGGATGTGATTTTCTTTCCTCAGATGAAGCCGGAGAAAAAGACAGAGGTAGACTCTGCTAAAGAATTTGAGTCACTCGGAATTCGTCCGGAGCTTTTTCCAATCCTTGAAAAATTAGGAATTCGTTCCGCAGCTCAATTGAAGGAGATTAAACCTTCAAAATTGTTCAATGATATTCCTGGAATGCGAAAGAAACTTAAACTGGATACTGTTCAGAATCCAACGCTGCAGGAAATCGAAGGGTGGATGAAGTGA
- a CDS encoding methylcrotonoyl-CoA carboxylase: MDLEFNKNEDQLKQLCSQLKAKAKKVKLGGGEKKIKEQHDKGKLTARERIEYLTDKNSSFLEIGLFVGDGMYAEQGGCPSGGVVAGIGYIKGRQCVVVANDATVKAGAWFPITAKKNLRAQEVAMENRLPIVYLVDSAGVFLPMQDEIFPDKEHFGRQFRNNAKMSAMGIVQIAAIMGSCVAGGAYLPIMSDEAMIVDKTGSIFLAGSYLVKAAVGEDIDNETLGGATTHCEISGVTDNKFPNDQACLDYIRNLFDKIGAFEKAGFDRAEPKQPKEKQEDIYGIFPADRVKPYDMLDVIKRLTDNSEFEEYKPLYGKTILCGYARIDGWAVGIIANQRKTVKTKKGELQMGGVIYSDSADKAARFIMNCNQRKVPLVFLQDVSGFMVGSRAEHGGIIKDGAKMVNAMANSTVPKFTFIIGNSYGAGNYAMCGKAYDPRLIYAWPTAQLAVMSGSSAAKTLLQIRVSSLKTQGKTITEEEEKNLLKEITDSYNEKLSPFYAASRLWVDGVIDPIETRSVISIGIEAANHVPVEKFNVGVIQT, from the coding sequence ATGGATTTAGAATTTAACAAGAACGAAGATCAACTCAAGCAACTTTGTTCTCAACTGAAAGCCAAAGCAAAAAAAGTAAAGCTGGGCGGAGGCGAAAAGAAAATTAAAGAACAACACGACAAGGGCAAACTCACCGCCCGCGAACGCATTGAGTACCTCACTGATAAAAATTCATCTTTTTTAGAAATAGGACTTTTTGTTGGCGATGGTATGTATGCCGAGCAAGGCGGTTGTCCGTCTGGGGGTGTTGTGGCCGGTATAGGTTATATCAAAGGGAGGCAATGCGTTGTGGTTGCAAATGATGCCACCGTAAAAGCAGGAGCCTGGTTCCCCATCACTGCCAAGAAAAATTTACGCGCCCAGGAGGTGGCCATGGAGAACCGGTTGCCTATCGTTTATCTGGTTGACAGTGCCGGTGTGTTTCTTCCAATGCAAGATGAAATCTTTCCTGACAAAGAACATTTTGGAAGACAATTCAGAAACAATGCGAAGATGTCGGCCATGGGCATCGTGCAGATTGCTGCCATTATGGGTAGCTGCGTTGCCGGTGGTGCTTATCTCCCCATCATGAGTGATGAAGCAATGATTGTCGACAAAACAGGTTCAATCTTTTTGGCAGGATCGTACCTGGTGAAGGCCGCAGTCGGGGAAGATATCGACAACGAAACATTGGGCGGTGCAACTACACATTGCGAAATTTCAGGTGTAACAGACAACAAATTCCCCAACGACCAGGCATGCCTGGATTATATCCGGAATCTGTTTGACAAAATTGGTGCGTTTGAGAAAGCGGGCTTTGACCGTGCTGAACCAAAACAACCTAAAGAAAAGCAGGAGGATATTTACGGTATCTTCCCGGCCGATCGCGTGAAGCCTTATGATATGCTTGACGTGATCAAACGTCTCACTGATAATTCCGAGTTTGAAGAATATAAGCCGCTCTACGGGAAAACAATCCTCTGCGGTTACGCCCGTATTGACGGTTGGGCTGTGGGCATCATTGCCAATCAGCGCAAAACTGTCAAGACAAAGAAAGGTGAATTGCAAATGGGTGGTGTGATCTATTCTGATTCAGCCGATAAGGCCGCCCGTTTTATTATGAATTGTAACCAGCGCAAGGTGCCGCTTGTTTTTCTTCAGGATGTCAGCGGGTTTATGGTCGGAAGCCGGGCGGAGCATGGAGGTATTATCAAAGACGGAGCTAAAATGGTCAATGCCATGGCCAACTCCACAGTTCCGAAATTCACTTTCATCATCGGTAATTCATATGGTGCAGGGAATTATGCCATGTGTGGTAAGGCCTATGACCCGCGTTTGATCTATGCGTGGCCTACAGCTCAACTAGCCGTGATGAGCGGGAGCTCCGCAGCAAAAACATTGTTGCAGATCCGGGTGAGTTCGTTGAAAACCCAGGGAAAAACTATTACAGAAGAAGAGGAGAAAAATTTGTTGAAAGAGATTACAGACAGCTACAACGAGAAGTTAAGTCCGTTCTATGCTGCTTCGAGATTGTGGGTGGATGGCGTTATCGATCCGATTGAAACACGTTCAGTTATCTCAATTGGCATTGAAGCAGCCAATCATGTTCCTGTAGAGAAATTTAACGTTGGCGTAATTCAAACGTAA